Proteins from one Mercurialis annua linkage group LG7, ddMerAnnu1.2, whole genome shotgun sequence genomic window:
- the LOC126657106 gene encoding uncharacterized protein LOC126657106, producing the protein MENENDAPHGFNNAGDNRVIPQNQNQQNPQNAQGQNNEGPRLLKDNCQFYGLPKEDPNAHLANFLEVCSTFKMNNMTDDEVWLRLFPFSLRDKAKQWLQALPRAGINTWSDLAKAFLHKYFSMAKTAKLTREIMLYQQLDGESVHEAWERYKEMHKQVPHHNITRENLIQTFYNGATELGRSTIDAGAGGSLMRKTADEAFNLLDEMAVNGCFWPSERAKAPAQRGVMAVIVDSAMEALKSKTAALQNQVDFLTRQAAGVNINSVAAIQSNCEVCGEHGHMSNECSIWGQSNNEQVNSVGGQRQGNDPYASTYNPGWRNHPNFSWKDNGGNTNNQAGPSYQGGQRPQHNQGNFQNQGNFQNQGNF; encoded by the exons ATGGAGAACGAAAATGATGCTCCTCATGGATTCAACAATGCGGGTGATAACAGAGTGATCCCGCAGAATCAAAATCAGCAGAATCCGCAGAATGCACAAGGACAGAACAATGAAGGGCCTAGA CTGTTGAAGGATAACTGCCAGTTCTATGGGCTACCTAAGGAAGATCCTAACGCACATCTTGCAAACTTCTTGGAAGTATGTAGCACATTCAAGATGAACAACATGACTGACGACGAAGTGTGGTTGCGCCTGTTCCCATTTTCTCTGAGGGATAAGGCGAAACAATGGCTTCAAGCTCTACCTAGAGCAGGTATTAACACTTGGTCAGACTTGGCGAAAGCTTTCTTGCACAAGTACTTCTCCATGGCAAAGACTGCAAAGCTGACAAGGGAAATTATGCTCTATCAGCAACTTGATGGGGAATCAGTTCATGAAGCGTGGGAGCGCTATAAGGAGATGCATAAGCAAGTTCCACATCATAACATCACTCGGGAGAATCTGATCCAAACCTTCTATAATGGAGCAACTGAACTGGGGAGAAGCACTATTGACGCAGGCGCAGGAGGGTCTCTGATGAGAAAAACGGCGGATGAAGCATTCAATCTGCTAGATGAGATGGCAGTAAATGGCTGTTTCTGGCCATCTGAAAGGGCGAAAGCACCTGCGCAGCGAGGAGTTATGGCAGTTATTGTTGATTCTGCAATGGAGGCTTTAAAATCGAAGACTGCAGCACTGCAAAATCAAGTGGATTTTCTTACACGGCAGGCTGCAGGAGTTAATATTAACAGTGTAGCTGCCATTCAGAGTAACTGCGAGGTATGTGGGGAGCATGGTCATATGTCGAATGAATGTTCTATATGGGGTCAGTCTAACAATGAGCAAGTCAACTCCGTGGGAGGGCAAAGACAGGGCAATGATCCATACGCTTCCACTTACAACCCAGGATGGAGGAATCACCCGAATTTCTCATGGAAGGACAATGGGGGTAACACCAACAATCAGGCAGGTCCGAGCTATCAGGGCGGACAGAGGCCACAGCACAATCAGGGCAACTTCCAGAATCAAGGAAACTTCCAGAATCAAGGGAATTTCTAA